One region of Chanodichthys erythropterus isolate Z2021 chromosome 17, ASM2448905v1, whole genome shotgun sequence genomic DNA includes:
- the LOC137004894 gene encoding E3 ubiquitin/ISG15 ligase TRIM25-like, protein MSESAVSQCVDQFSCPVCLDPLKEPVTIPCGHSYCMSCITDCWGQKEQGPPYRCPQCRESFSQRPLLKKNTLIAEMMETLQKTSLQTAAVECDVCTTEKNRAVKFCLQCLASFCQTHLQPHYESPAFMKHKLVQASRNIQENICLSHGKLLEIYCQDDRQCICYLCMIDGHKNHNTVSVDSEWTSKKKELKEVKLACQKLIQERERVQQELREAVKSFKCSALETMEDIEKVFTELICSLEKKRSEIKEQIRAQEKTEIDRAEELHKHLDQELTELRKRQTEVEKLLNTDDQIQCLKSCQSVCVLPSFEDVPSFTQHTHLSFKDISISAFKEVLEDACQQQTARISPEVSNVHVAQTPEPKTPNTFWQYFCELQLDPNTASKELKLSEENRKASHSVEVQQYPDHPERFDGFIYILCREGLYGRCYWEVECSGDDWSVAVCYKGIGRKGKSDACRLGGNKKSWRFSLDEQDVYFLHDKAQVSIPAVCSSRIGVYLDHRAGTLSFYSVSDTMTLLHRVQTTFTEPLYPAFYSGQGSSVRIIEVQK, encoded by the exons ATGTCAGAGTCTGCAGTGAGTCAGTGTGTGGATCAGTTCAGCTGTCCAGTCTGTTTGGATCCTCTGAAGGAGCCGGTGACGATTCCCtgtggacacagttactgtaTGAGCTGTATTACTGACTGCTGGGGCCAGAAGGAGCAGGGGCCGCCGTACCGCTGTCCCCAATGCAGAGAGAGCTTCAGTCAGAGACCTCTACTGAAGAAGAACACTCTGATAGCTGAGATGATGGAGACGCTGCAGAAGACGTCCCTACAAACGGCTGCTGTGGAGTGTGATGTTTGCACTACAGAGAAGAACAGAGCTGTAAAGTTCTGTCTGCAGTGCTTGGCCTCCTTCTGTCAAACTCACCTGCAGCCTCACTATGAATCTCCTGCGTTTATGAAGCACAAACTAGTCCAAGCTTCCAGAAACATTCAGGAGAACATCTGCCTCAGTCATGGGAAACTTCTGGAGATTTACTGTCAGGATGATCGTCAATGCATTTGTTATTTGTGTATGATTGACGGTCATAAAAACCACAATACAGTGTCTGTGGATTCAGAATGGACTAGTAAGAAG AAAGAGTTGAAGGAGGTAAAGTTGGCGTGTCAGAAGCTGATCCAGGAGCGAGAGAGAGTTCAGCAGGAACTCAGAGAAGCTGTGAAGTCTTTTAAA TGTTCAGCTCTAGAGACCATGGAGGACATTGAGAAGGTCTTCACTGAGCTCATCTGCTCTCTTGAGAAGAAACGCTCTGAGATTAAAGAGCAGATCAGAGCTCAGGAGAAGACTGAGATAGATCGAGCAGAGGAACTTCACAAACATCTGGATCAAGAGCTGACAGAACTCAGAAAAAGACAAACAGAGGTTGAGAAACTTCTGAATACTGATGATCAGATCCAGTGTCTGAAG AGCTgtcagtctgtgtgtgttttacctTCATTTGAAGACGTTCCCAGCTTCACTCAACACACTCATCtgtcttttaaagacatttcaaTCTCAGCGTTTAAGGAGGTTTTGGAGGACGCCTGTCAACAGCAAACAGCCAGAATATCTCCAGAAG TGTCAAATGTTCATGTTGCACAGACTCCAGAACCAAAGACTCCAAATACATTTTGGCAAT ATTTCTGTGAACTGCAACTGGATCCAAACACTGCAAGCAAAGAACTCAAACTGTCAGAAGAGAACAGAAAAGCATCACATTCAGTTGAAGTTCAGCAATATCCTGATCACCCAGAGCGATTTGATGGATTTATTTACATCTTGTGTCGAGAGGGTTTGTACGGtcgctgttactgggaggtcGAGTGCAGTGGGGACGACTGGTCTGTAGCAGTTTGTTACAAAGGAATTGGACGTAAAGGAAAAAGTGATGCCTGTAGACTTGGTGGCAACAAAAAATCCTGGAGATTTTCACTCGATGAACAGGATGTCTATTTCCTACATGATAAAGCCCAAGTCTCAATCCCTGCTGTCTGCTCCTCTAGAATAGGAGTGTATCTGGATCACAGagcaggaactctgtccttctacagcgtctctgacACAATGACTCTCCTTCACAGAGTCCAGACCACTTTCACTGAACCCTTATACCCTGCTTTTTACTCTGGACAAGGTTCATCTGTCAGGATCATAGAAGtgcagaaataa